The following coding sequences lie in one Arthrobacter sp. SLBN-122 genomic window:
- a CDS encoding amidase: protein MAELHELSALALRDLLRNGTVSATDAAAHFLARIDRQNPLLGAFITVTAEQAMEQARAADALHARAGSGHLPPLHGMPLAFKDLTDVAGVVTTHGSAALDHKPAPTDAPLVSLFKEAGVVSLGKTQVPEFGLTAYSENRVAPPSRNPHAPSRSSGGSSGGSAAAVAAGLLPFAPGTDGGGSVRIPAAACGLVGLKPGRGLVAAGESAGDPARLVVPGPLARNAEDAALMMDVLVPGNQYLRAVQQGKPPRLRIGVTLESPWSAAFPFTPERDALDALHAGEALLEHAGHSLSDAAIRYDNRYPDAFTTAWTAGVGAARITPSREALLAPLTRTFRRRAQQRSPSKLAEALAFLRQFQHDTLVQYGQWDLMLMSALAQTPRPVGWFTGTAHGTERWPSAQWPGDADGDYRKQCEFAPWSSMVNVCGLPAIALPVHWTGGAPGSGLPMGIQLVGPMGSEALLLQVAHQLGC from the coding sequence GTGGCTGAACTCCATGAGCTCTCCGCGCTGGCCCTGCGGGACCTCCTACGGAATGGAACCGTGTCCGCCACGGATGCCGCCGCCCATTTCCTGGCCCGGATCGATCGGCAGAATCCCCTTCTCGGCGCCTTCATCACCGTGACTGCGGAACAGGCCATGGAGCAGGCGCGGGCGGCCGATGCCCTGCATGCGCGCGCCGGCAGCGGCCATCTTCCGCCGCTGCACGGCATGCCACTTGCCTTCAAGGACCTGACCGATGTTGCCGGCGTGGTGACCACGCACGGCAGCGCCGCCCTCGACCACAAACCTGCCCCCACGGACGCTCCGCTGGTCTCCCTCTTCAAGGAGGCCGGCGTGGTTTCGCTGGGCAAGACCCAGGTGCCTGAATTCGGGCTGACGGCGTACAGCGAAAACCGCGTGGCGCCGCCGTCGCGCAATCCGCACGCACCCAGCCGGAGCTCGGGAGGTTCCTCCGGCGGCAGTGCCGCTGCCGTGGCGGCGGGCCTGCTGCCTTTCGCCCCGGGGACCGACGGCGGCGGCTCAGTCCGCATCCCGGCAGCCGCATGCGGCCTGGTGGGACTCAAACCGGGCCGGGGGCTGGTGGCAGCCGGGGAAAGTGCAGGCGATCCTGCGCGGCTGGTGGTACCCGGCCCTCTCGCCCGCAACGCGGAAGACGCCGCACTGATGATGGACGTCCTGGTGCCGGGAAACCAGTACCTGCGGGCAGTGCAACAAGGAAAGCCGCCGCGGCTGCGGATTGGCGTCACCCTGGAAAGCCCGTGGTCCGCCGCATTCCCCTTCACGCCCGAACGGGACGCCCTGGACGCCCTCCATGCCGGCGAAGCCCTCCTGGAACATGCGGGCCACAGCTTGAGTGATGCTGCCATCCGCTACGACAACCGCTACCCGGATGCCTTCACCACAGCCTGGACCGCCGGCGTCGGCGCGGCCCGGATCACCCCATCGCGTGAAGCGTTGCTGGCACCCCTGACCCGGACCTTTAGGCGCCGGGCCCAGCAGCGCAGCCCCTCCAAACTCGCCGAGGCTCTGGCATTCCTGCGGCAGTTCCAGCACGACACCCTGGTGCAGTACGGACAGTGGGACCTGATGCTGATGTCTGCGCTGGCGCAGACGCCGCGGCCGGTGGGGTGGTTTACCGGCACTGCGCACGGCACTGAGCGCTGGCCGTCGGCCCAGTGGCCCGGGGATGCCGACGGCGACTACCGGAAACAGTGCGAATTTGCCCCCTGGTCCTCAATGGTGAATGTGTGCGGCCTGCCGGCCATCGCCCTTCCCGTGCACTGGACCGGCGGCGCGCCAGGCAGCGGACTTCCCATGGGAATCCAACTGGTGGGCCCCATGGGCTCCGAAGCCCTCCTCCTGCAGGTTGCGCACCAGTTGGGCTGCTAG
- the pheA gene encoding prephenate dehydratase has product MPGTSRTYTFLGPEGTFTEAALLQVPDALQAVRIPASSVPAALGKVRDGEADGAMVPIENSVEGGVSATLDAIATGQELRIIREVLVPISFVLVARPGVRVEDIRYVSTHGHAWAQCRLWMDQHMPHAEYVPGSSTAAAALGLLEEDCHYDAAICAPLVASTHAGLSVLAENIGDNPGAVTRFILVSRPDALPIRTGADKTTVVVPLPEDRPGALMEILDQFASRGVNLSRIESRPTGQYLGHYFFSIDAEGHAGEARVADALAGLHRISPGTRFLGSYARADKQETPVPVHTSDAAFAAAQSWVESILAVGSFAGETGSGASPRA; this is encoded by the coding sequence GTGCCCGGTACTTCCCGCACCTACACCTTCCTGGGGCCGGAAGGTACCTTTACCGAGGCTGCCCTCCTGCAGGTGCCTGACGCCCTCCAGGCAGTCCGCATCCCGGCGTCCAGCGTCCCCGCCGCCCTTGGCAAAGTACGTGACGGGGAGGCCGACGGGGCCATGGTCCCCATCGAGAACTCGGTGGAGGGCGGGGTCTCTGCCACCCTGGACGCCATAGCCACCGGCCAGGAACTGCGGATCATCCGCGAGGTCCTGGTCCCCATCAGCTTTGTTCTGGTGGCCCGGCCTGGGGTGCGGGTGGAGGACATCCGGTATGTTTCCACCCACGGCCACGCCTGGGCGCAGTGCAGGTTGTGGATGGACCAGCACATGCCCCATGCGGAATACGTTCCGGGTTCGTCAACCGCTGCTGCGGCCCTGGGGCTGCTGGAAGAGGACTGCCACTACGACGCGGCCATCTGCGCGCCACTGGTGGCCAGCACGCATGCGGGGCTGTCCGTGCTGGCGGAGAACATCGGTGACAACCCCGGCGCCGTGACCCGTTTCATCCTGGTCAGTCGGCCGGACGCCCTGCCGATCCGCACCGGCGCGGACAAAACCACAGTGGTTGTCCCGCTGCCCGAGGACCGTCCCGGGGCGCTGATGGAGATCCTGGACCAGTTCGCCAGCCGCGGGGTGAACCTCAGCCGGATTGAGTCACGGCCCACCGGGCAGTACCTGGGCCACTACTTTTTCAGTATCGACGCCGAAGGCCACGCGGGCGAGGCGAGGGTGGCGGACGCGCTGGCAGGCCTGCACCGGATCAGCCCGGGAACCCGCTTCCTGGGCTCATATGCCAGGGCTGACAAGCAGGAGACACCGGTGCCGGTGCACACCTCGGATGCAGCATTCGCGGCCGCCCAGTCCTGGGTTGAATCCATCCTTGCGGTCGGATCCTTCGCAGGTGAAACCGGTTCCGGAGCTTCGCCCAGAGCGTAG
- a CDS encoding SLC13 family permease encodes MSAPVLSIIILAAMFLLATVLPLNMGALAFVGAFLLGAVVLGMSTNEILANFPGGLFLTIVGVTYLFAIAQNNGTIDLLVRGAVRLVGSRVALIPWVMFAITAVITAVGALSPAAVAIIAPIALSFAGKYKISPLLMGMMVIHGAQAGGFSPIAVYGVTVNGILAKTNLAFSPTALFLSSFIFNLVIALVLFVVLGGRNLLSSKVGHFVEQAAEARMAVSVGAKAGTDVPFKGFGSGMYGPRDPAGDGVEATRERKERIPQLVTIAGLIALAVVALGFKMDVGFVSITIAIVLALVSPAAQKGAINKISWSTVLLICGMLTFVGVLEEAGTIEFVSNGVAGMGMPLLAALLICFIGAVVSAFASSTAILAALIPLAVPFLSTGEIGAVGVICALAVSATIVDVSPFSTNGALVLANAPEGVDKDQFYKRILGYSGIVIVAGPVLAWLALVVPGWL; translated from the coding sequence ATGTCCGCTCCTGTCTTATCGATCATCATCCTCGCGGCGATGTTCCTGCTCGCCACTGTCCTGCCCCTCAATATGGGCGCGCTCGCCTTCGTGGGCGCGTTCCTGCTCGGCGCCGTGGTGCTGGGTATGTCCACCAACGAGATCCTGGCCAACTTTCCAGGCGGCCTCTTCCTCACGATCGTCGGCGTCACGTACCTGTTCGCCATCGCGCAGAACAACGGCACCATTGACCTGCTGGTCCGCGGCGCGGTCCGCCTGGTGGGCAGCCGCGTTGCCCTCATCCCGTGGGTCATGTTCGCCATCACCGCCGTCATCACGGCCGTGGGCGCCCTGTCTCCCGCCGCCGTCGCCATTATTGCCCCCATCGCCCTGAGCTTCGCCGGCAAGTACAAGATCAGCCCGCTGCTGATGGGCATGATGGTGATCCACGGGGCGCAGGCGGGCGGCTTCTCGCCCATTGCCGTCTACGGCGTCACTGTCAACGGCATCCTGGCCAAGACCAACCTTGCCTTCAGCCCCACCGCGCTCTTCCTCTCGAGCTTCATCTTCAACCTGGTCATTGCCTTGGTGCTCTTCGTGGTCCTGGGCGGACGGAACCTCCTGTCCTCCAAGGTGGGCCACTTCGTGGAGCAGGCCGCCGAGGCCAGGATGGCCGTCAGCGTCGGCGCCAAGGCCGGCACCGATGTCCCCTTCAAGGGCTTCGGCTCCGGCATGTACGGTCCCCGGGACCCTGCGGGCGACGGCGTCGAAGCCACCAGGGAACGCAAGGAGCGGATTCCCCAGCTGGTCACCATCGCCGGCTTGATTGCCCTGGCCGTCGTGGCACTTGGCTTCAAGATGGACGTCGGCTTCGTGTCCATCACCATCGCCATCGTGCTGGCCCTGGTGTCACCCGCAGCCCAGAAGGGCGCCATCAACAAGATCAGCTGGTCCACCGTGCTGCTGATCTGCGGCATGCTGACCTTCGTGGGCGTGCTGGAGGAAGCCGGCACCATCGAATTCGTCTCCAACGGCGTGGCCGGCATGGGCATGCCGCTGCTGGCAGCCCTCCTCATCTGCTTCATCGGTGCCGTGGTATCCGCTTTTGCCTCCTCCACCGCCATCCTGGCCGCCCTCATCCCCTTGGCCGTTCCGTTCCTCTCCACCGGCGAGATCGGTGCCGTCGGCGTCATCTGCGCACTGGCGGTGTCCGCCACCATCGTGGACGTCTCACCGTTCTCCACCAACGGTGCCCTGGTCCTGGCCAACGCCCCGGAGGGCGTGGACAAGGACCAGTTCTACAAGCGGATCCTCGGGTACAGCGGCATCGTCATCGTGGCCGGCCCCGTCCTGGCATGGCTGGCGCTGGTAGTGCCCGGCTGGCTCTAG
- a CDS encoding LapA family protein, which produces MSAGQYTPGPDRRPEPDLNTTPSNAAQPAGDRAASYSGAPSYAPDVPGTGGTTGTSGTATAPGPAAGGTADRKVTRAGVIWAAVVAALVLLILLIVFILQNQEQALVKFLGFEGAVPLGMALFIAAVTGGVLVAAAGGARILQLRRNAHRTRTQQRR; this is translated from the coding sequence ATGAGCGCAGGACAGTACACGCCAGGACCGGACCGCCGGCCGGAACCGGACCTCAACACCACGCCATCGAACGCTGCCCAGCCGGCAGGAGACCGGGCAGCAAGCTACAGCGGCGCCCCGTCCTACGCACCGGATGTGCCGGGAACGGGAGGAACAACCGGAACATCCGGCACCGCAACGGCCCCCGGGCCCGCCGCCGGCGGCACTGCCGATCGCAAGGTCACCCGCGCCGGCGTCATCTGGGCAGCCGTGGTTGCTGCCTTGGTGCTGCTCATTCTGCTGATCGTCTTCATCCTGCAGAACCAGGAACAGGCCTTGGTGAAATTCCTGGGCTTCGAGGGCGCAGTCCCGCTGGGCATGGCACTGTTCATTGCCGCCGTGACAGGTGGCGTACTGGTGGCCGCAGCAGGCGGGGCACGCATCCTGCAACTTCGCAGGAACGCCCACCGGACACGCACCCAGCAGCGGAGGTAG
- a CDS encoding diacylglycerol/lipid kinase family protein, producing the protein MSDWILYLLIAVALAFAISSWWGVRRLKAMHVRSAMAGEAYDSGLTQQRVAVVLNPIKARAGEAKAIIQRACLAAGWEEPVFFETTADDPGFSQMQAALAGKPDVVLVGGGDGTVRVVAEALAHTDVAIGLIPLGTGNLLARNVDLDVNDLHGNVQTALFGRQRYIDTARMAIENSRTGHYSEHVFLVIAGIGMDAEVLADTNAGLKRAVGWLAYTEAGVRHLPGRRKKVSIALDGSPEQIRNIRSVLFANCGLVPGGIDFIPQAMIDDGMLDVVVMSPRSALGWLLMYVKIMFKHSGKLPIMTVYRSGRVVIKCPEPMPTQLDGDTSGEATQLTVQVLPRSLVVRVRREVHGSSAKAAR; encoded by the coding sequence ATGAGCGACTGGATTCTCTACCTGCTGATTGCGGTGGCGCTTGCCTTCGCCATCTCCAGCTGGTGGGGGGTACGGCGCCTCAAAGCCATGCATGTGCGCAGTGCCATGGCAGGGGAAGCCTACGACTCGGGACTGACCCAACAGCGGGTGGCCGTGGTCCTCAACCCGATCAAGGCCCGGGCCGGTGAAGCCAAGGCAATCATCCAGCGCGCCTGCCTGGCAGCCGGTTGGGAGGAGCCGGTCTTTTTCGAGACGACGGCAGATGATCCCGGCTTTTCCCAGATGCAGGCAGCCCTGGCCGGCAAGCCCGACGTCGTCCTTGTGGGTGGTGGGGACGGCACGGTGCGCGTGGTGGCGGAGGCCCTGGCGCACACAGACGTTGCCATAGGTTTGATTCCGTTGGGCACGGGCAATCTGCTGGCGCGGAACGTGGACCTGGATGTGAACGACCTTCACGGCAACGTCCAGACAGCCCTGTTTGGACGCCAGCGGTACATCGACACCGCACGGATGGCCATCGAGAACTCCCGGACCGGCCACTATTCGGAGCATGTCTTCCTGGTGATCGCCGGAATCGGCATGGATGCGGAGGTCCTGGCCGACACCAACGCCGGACTGAAGAGGGCGGTGGGCTGGCTTGCGTACACGGAGGCGGGCGTGCGCCATCTTCCGGGCCGGCGCAAGAAGGTTTCCATTGCGTTGGACGGCAGCCCGGAGCAGATAAGGAACATCCGCAGCGTGCTTTTCGCCAACTGCGGCCTTGTTCCCGGTGGCATCGACTTCATCCCGCAGGCCATGATCGACGATGGCATGCTCGACGTGGTGGTGATGAGCCCCCGCAGCGCACTGGGCTGGCTGCTGATGTACGTGAAAATCATGTTCAAGCACAGCGGCAAGCTGCCCATTATGACCGTTTACCGGTCAGGCAGGGTGGTCATCAAGTGCCCCGAACCCATGCCCACGCAGCTCGACGGCGACACGTCGGGCGAGGCCACGCAGCTCACCGTCCAGGTTTTGCCGCGGTCACTCGTGGTCCGGGTCAGGCGAGAGGTCCACGGCAGCAGCGCCAAAGCAGCGCGCTGA
- a CDS encoding rhodanese-like domain-containing protein encodes MSDFDTVPVHDIPADAMILDVREDYEWVAGHADGALHIPMDQIPARLDELDPDEDIYVICRTGGRSFRAAQWLTGQGYTAINVSGGMDQWLESGKPLVSDNGLKPLVL; translated from the coding sequence ATGAGTGACTTCGATACCGTCCCCGTGCATGACATTCCCGCTGATGCGATGATCCTGGACGTCCGTGAGGACTACGAGTGGGTTGCCGGACATGCTGACGGCGCACTTCACATCCCCATGGACCAGATCCCGGCCCGGCTGGACGAGCTCGATCCGGACGAGGACATCTACGTCATCTGCCGGACAGGCGGCCGGTCCTTCCGCGCCGCCCAGTGGCTCACCGGCCAGGGGTATACCGCCATCAACGTCTCCGGCGGGATGGATCAGTGGCTGGAATCCGGCAAGCCTTTGGTTTCGGACAACGGACTCAAGCCGTTGGTGCTTTAG
- a CDS encoding carboxyl transferase domain-containing protein has product MPVKEKVRHLNAAELLEAVVDAGSFVSWDTEPEQPEVSEEYAQDLAKARERSGVDESVITGAGLIRGRRVALIVSEFSFLAGSIGHAAAQRIVAAVERATAEGLPLLAGPASGGTRMQEGTLAFLSMVKITGAVRAHRQTGLPYLVYLRHPTTGGVMASWGSLGHVNVAEPGALLGFLGPRVYEALYGEAFPENVQVAENLFNKGLIDGVVEPGQLADLVGRALDILSSENSVAEGALPAPPATLGVRPSTVDAWTSIGISRRPRRPDLRQLLKFGATDALPLNGTGQGEKDPGLLLALARFGTQSCIVLGHARPLRKEAAGMGPGSLREARRGMKLAEELRLPLLTVIDTAGAALSQEAEEGGLAGEIARSLHELIGLESPSVSVLLGQGAGGGALALLPADRTIAAQHSWLSPLPPEGASAIVHRTTGFAPAMAQAQGVNVAALYAHGLVDHIVDERDDASLEPREFCTRMARAIEYELGSVAGIPVPELVVARARKFASLGGS; this is encoded by the coding sequence ATGCCGGTGAAGGAAAAGGTGCGGCACCTGAACGCAGCCGAACTCCTGGAGGCCGTGGTGGATGCGGGGTCGTTCGTCTCCTGGGACACGGAACCGGAACAGCCCGAGGTATCCGAGGAGTACGCCCAGGACCTGGCCAAGGCGCGCGAACGCAGTGGCGTCGATGAGTCGGTGATCACCGGCGCCGGCCTCATTCGCGGCCGACGCGTGGCCCTGATCGTCAGCGAATTCTCCTTCCTGGCCGGTTCCATCGGCCACGCCGCGGCACAACGGATCGTTGCCGCCGTCGAACGTGCCACCGCCGAGGGGCTGCCCCTGCTGGCCGGGCCTGCATCCGGGGGAACCCGGATGCAGGAAGGGACGCTCGCGTTCCTGTCCATGGTGAAGATCACCGGCGCTGTCCGGGCGCACCGCCAGACCGGCCTGCCGTACCTCGTCTACCTGCGGCACCCCACCACCGGCGGCGTCATGGCCTCCTGGGGTTCTTTGGGGCATGTCAACGTGGCGGAGCCGGGAGCACTGCTGGGATTCCTCGGTCCCCGGGTTTATGAGGCGCTGTACGGGGAGGCGTTCCCCGAAAATGTGCAGGTGGCGGAAAACCTCTTCAACAAGGGGCTCATCGACGGCGTGGTGGAACCGGGCCAGTTGGCCGACCTGGTGGGGCGGGCGTTGGACATCCTGTCCTCGGAGAATTCGGTGGCTGAAGGGGCACTGCCGGCTCCACCCGCAACCCTGGGCGTCCGGCCCTCAACCGTTGACGCCTGGACGTCCATCGGGATTTCCCGGCGGCCGAGGCGGCCGGACCTGCGCCAGCTGCTGAAGTTCGGCGCCACGGATGCCCTCCCCCTGAACGGGACCGGACAGGGGGAGAAGGACCCCGGGTTGCTCCTGGCGCTGGCACGCTTTGGCACCCAATCATGCATCGTGCTGGGCCACGCCCGCCCGCTGCGGAAGGAGGCCGCGGGAATGGGGCCGGGTTCACTGCGTGAGGCGCGCCGCGGCATGAAGCTGGCGGAGGAACTGCGGCTGCCGCTGCTCACCGTCATTGACACCGCCGGGGCCGCGTTGTCGCAGGAGGCGGAGGAGGGCGGACTTGCCGGGGAAATTGCCCGCTCCCTGCATGAGCTGATCGGCCTGGAATCGCCTTCGGTTTCCGTGCTGCTTGGCCAGGGCGCCGGCGGGGGAGCGCTTGCGCTGCTGCCTGCGGACAGGACTATTGCTGCCCAGCACAGCTGGCTCTCGCCGCTGCCTCCCGAGGGTGCCAGTGCCATTGTGCACCGGACCACCGGGTTCGCCCCGGCCATGGCCCAGGCGCAGGGCGTGAACGTCGCCGCGCTGTATGCGCACGGCCTGGTGGACCACATAGTGGATGAGCGTGATGATGCTTCGCTGGAGCCGCGCGAATTCTGCACCCGGATGGCCCGGGCCATTGAGTATGAACTCGGCTCGGTGGCCGGCATTCCGGTGCCGGAACTCGTGGTTGCCAGGGCCCGGAAGTTCGCAAGCCTCGGCGGCAGCTGA
- a CDS encoding CaiB/BaiF CoA transferase family protein, with translation MSTENRQGPLAGHTVVDLSRALAGPHAGMMLADLGARVIKVENPGTGDDTRGWGPPFVGPEDDLQSTYFMSCNRNKESISLDLKSGDGQAVLRGLLERADVVIENFRPGVMDRLGFSTAAMHELNPRLVILSITGFGHDGPESQRSGYDQILQGEAGLMSLTGSGPDDPQRVGVPIADLLSGMNGAFGVLAALVERERTGQGKVVRTSLLASLIGVHAFQGTRTTVAREVPQAQGNHHPSIAPYGLFNCKDGSVQISVGSEKLWQSFASAFGLEPAAPGFASNAERVRNRAGVIAAVERAFAGYGAVELLEKLNDAGIPAGKVRSLDEVYAWEQVASQGLVVDVDHPLLGKVSLPGPPLRFFAPGDTAETTLTEHNAPPLLDEDGPAIREWLGLASATAGAK, from the coding sequence ATGAGCACCGAAAACCGCCAAGGCCCGCTGGCCGGGCACACCGTCGTCGACCTCAGCCGCGCACTGGCCGGACCCCACGCAGGCATGATGCTGGCGGACCTCGGCGCCCGCGTCATCAAGGTGGAAAACCCGGGAACCGGTGACGACACCCGCGGGTGGGGGCCGCCCTTCGTCGGTCCCGAAGACGACCTCCAGTCCACCTACTTCATGTCCTGCAACCGCAACAAGGAGTCCATCAGCCTGGACCTGAAGAGCGGCGACGGGCAGGCGGTGCTCCGCGGCCTGCTGGAGCGGGCGGACGTGGTGATCGAGAACTTCCGCCCCGGGGTCATGGACCGGCTGGGCTTCTCCACCGCGGCCATGCATGAGCTCAACCCGCGGCTGGTGATCCTGTCCATCACGGGCTTTGGCCACGACGGGCCCGAGTCCCAGCGCAGCGGCTACGACCAGATCCTGCAGGGCGAGGCGGGCCTCATGTCCCTCACTGGGTCCGGCCCTGATGACCCCCAGCGCGTCGGTGTTCCGATTGCCGACCTGCTCTCCGGCATGAACGGCGCCTTCGGTGTGCTGGCCGCGCTGGTTGAACGCGAGCGGACCGGCCAGGGCAAGGTGGTGCGCACCTCGCTGCTGGCGTCGCTGATCGGAGTCCATGCGTTCCAGGGCACCAGGACCACGGTTGCCCGCGAGGTTCCGCAGGCCCAGGGCAACCACCACCCCTCGATCGCACCCTACGGCCTGTTCAACTGCAAGGACGGGAGCGTGCAGATCAGCGTGGGCAGTGAGAAGCTGTGGCAGTCATTTGCATCGGCCTTCGGCCTGGAACCCGCTGCGCCCGGCTTTGCCAGCAACGCCGAAAGGGTGCGGAACCGCGCAGGGGTGATTGCCGCCGTCGAACGTGCCTTCGCCGGCTACGGCGCGGTGGAACTGCTGGAAAAACTGAACGACGCCGGGATCCCGGCAGGCAAGGTCCGCTCGCTTGATGAGGTGTACGCCTGGGAACAGGTGGCGTCCCAGGGGCTCGTGGTGGATGTGGATCACCCGCTGCTCGGAAAAGTGAGCCTGCCCGGGCCGCCGCTGCGGTTTTTCGCCCCCGGGGATACGGCTGAAACCACCCTGACTGAGCACAATGCGCCGCCGCTGCTGGACGAGGACGGGCCGGCAATCCGCGAGTGGCTGGGCCTGGCTTCTGCAACGGCCGGGGCGAAATAG
- a CDS encoding purine-cytosine permease family protein: MAGGSTAVEARSIDMIPPGERHGHPRGQFTLWFGANAQITAIVDGALAVVFGADAFWAIVGLLVGNMLGGAVMALHSAQGPKLGLPQMISSRAQFGVYGAVIPLVLVILMYVGFASTGTVLSGQAINLMLGVDAPAVGILIFGAATALLAILGYKYIHALGRIATVLGLTGFLYLTVAVATKFDVTQVMMVKGFEWPTFLTAVALGAGWQLTFGPYVADYSRYLPADTSERKTFWYTFAGSVGGAQWAMTLGALAGGLSAAKLGGDFLKNQVGYMGDLAGGGLIAVFVYLMIVTGKLTVNCLNAYGAFMCGVTISTAVNRRDTVSKAVRIAFIVAVIGASVLIALFASKDFLNLFKNFVLLLLMVFTPWSVINLVDYYKISRDRLDIPALYNPDGRYGRWNVAALVSYGIGVVIQVPFLAQALYTGPVTKLLGGADISWLVGIVVTLAIYYPWARATNRAPAQTIYPENPGRVPAVAVNG, encoded by the coding sequence ATGGCCGGAGGCAGCACCGCCGTAGAGGCACGATCGATCGATATGATTCCGCCCGGCGAGCGGCACGGCCACCCACGCGGCCAGTTCACCCTGTGGTTCGGCGCCAACGCCCAGATCACAGCCATTGTGGATGGCGCCCTCGCCGTAGTGTTCGGCGCCGACGCCTTCTGGGCCATTGTTGGCCTGCTGGTGGGGAACATGCTGGGCGGCGCCGTCATGGCCCTCCACTCAGCGCAGGGCCCCAAGCTGGGCCTGCCGCAGATGATCTCCAGCCGCGCCCAGTTCGGCGTCTACGGGGCCGTGATTCCGCTGGTGCTGGTCATCCTGATGTACGTCGGATTCGCCTCCACCGGCACCGTCCTCTCGGGGCAGGCGATCAACCTCATGCTGGGAGTGGACGCGCCCGCCGTCGGAATCCTCATCTTCGGTGCCGCAACAGCACTTCTGGCCATCCTGGGCTATAAATACATCCACGCACTGGGCCGAATCGCCACCGTGCTGGGGCTGACGGGCTTCCTGTACCTGACGGTTGCCGTTGCCACCAAGTTCGACGTCACTCAGGTAATGATGGTCAAGGGCTTTGAGTGGCCCACCTTCCTCACCGCCGTTGCCCTGGGCGCCGGCTGGCAGCTTACCTTCGGCCCCTATGTTGCCGACTACTCCCGTTACCTGCCCGCGGACACCTCGGAACGGAAGACCTTCTGGTACACCTTCGCCGGCTCTGTGGGTGGCGCGCAGTGGGCCATGACCCTGGGCGCCCTGGCCGGCGGCCTCTCCGCCGCAAAGCTGGGCGGGGACTTCCTGAAGAACCAGGTGGGCTACATGGGCGACCTCGCCGGCGGCGGCCTGATCGCCGTCTTCGTCTACCTGATGATCGTCACGGGCAAGCTGACGGTGAACTGCCTCAATGCCTACGGCGCGTTCATGTGCGGCGTGACCATCAGCACGGCCGTCAACCGCAGGGATACCGTCTCCAAGGCTGTACGGATTGCCTTCATCGTTGCGGTGATTGGCGCCAGCGTGCTCATCGCACTCTTTGCCAGCAAGGATTTCCTGAACCTGTTCAAGAACTTCGTCCTCCTGCTGCTCATGGTGTTCACGCCGTGGTCGGTCATCAACCTGGTGGACTACTACAAGATCTCGCGGGACCGCCTCGACATCCCCGCCCTCTACAACCCGGACGGGCGTTACGGCCGCTGGAACGTCGCCGCCCTGGTTTCCTATGGAATCGGCGTCGTCATCCAGGTCCCGTTCCTGGCGCAGGCGCTGTACACCGGGCCGGTGACCAAACTGCTGGGCGGCGCGGACATCTCCTGGCTCGTGGGCATCGTGGTCACCCTGGCCATCTACTACCCGTGGGCCAGGGCCACCAACCGCGCGCCG
- a CDS encoding FadR/GntR family transcriptional regulator gives MEKTARLGLERVTRPRLYEQLVEQILAYIESAQLRPGDLLPAERDLAERLGVSRATLAQALVALEVLGVIDVQHGTGAVLARRPSVASVIKGLREHQSRLPEIVEARSTLEVKLAALAAERRTDQDLAAIDNALDLMAKEINDGDRGTHGDELFHQAITAAAHSSVLAQLMAFIAEMILETRMESLGQPGRPEQSLASHRKIADAVRVQDPEAAASAMLAHIELVSDVELLR, from the coding sequence GTGGAGAAGACAGCACGGCTGGGCCTGGAACGCGTCACGCGTCCACGGCTGTATGAGCAGCTGGTGGAACAGATCCTCGCCTACATCGAGTCGGCCCAGCTTCGCCCCGGGGATCTCCTGCCGGCGGAACGCGACCTTGCCGAAAGGCTGGGGGTCTCCCGGGCAACATTGGCACAGGCCCTGGTGGCCTTGGAGGTGCTTGGCGTCATCGACGTCCAGCACGGAACCGGCGCGGTCCTGGCCCGGCGGCCCAGCGTGGCGTCGGTCATCAAGGGCCTGCGCGAGCATCAGAGCCGGCTGCCGGAGATCGTGGAAGCGCGCAGCACCCTGGAAGTAAAGCTTGCCGCCCTCGCCGCGGAGCGCCGGACCGATCAGGACCTCGCCGCCATCGATAACGCCCTGGACCTCATGGCCAAGGAAATCAACGACGGCGACCGCGGCACCCACGGCGACGAACTGTTCCACCAGGCCATCACCGCGGCGGCACACTCCTCTGTCCTGGCACAGTTGATGGCCTTCATTGCCGAGATGATCCTGGAAACCCGGATGGAGTCCCTGGGCCAGCCCGGCCGGCCGGAGCAGTCCTTGGCGTCGCACCGGAAAATCGCCGATGCCGTCCGCGTCCAGGATCCGGAGGCGGCCGCGAGTGCCATGCTGGCGCACATCGAGCTTGTCTCGGACGTGGAACTGCTCCGCTAG